The following coding sequences are from one Humulus lupulus chromosome X, drHumLupu1.1, whole genome shotgun sequence window:
- the LOC133806099 gene encoding uncharacterized protein LOC133806099 — MKGGPSQKNSDKKRPNQWSFNNNNNKRGKEQSQEKPGFPQCPKCNRYHPGECRVGTNTCYICGKPGHFARKCSNRNEQYKGGEEKKTNGRVFALTWEEAEASPSTVISGQLIFNNIPASVLVDSGATHSFASVHFVGRLNGLPVKMDTIFSIALPSGEVLYLTHWYKTIPITINDKELYVNLIIIDMKDNDVILGMDFLTMYNARINYSKKEVIFTPVGENEVHFQGKVKRTPSPMISATKARKLLANGCTGYLATISDISKEKFARPKDVQIVREFMEVFLEDLHGIPPNREIEFEIELLPGTTPISKAPYRMTPTELKELKTQLEELLEKKFIRPSHSPWGAPVLFVKKKDDTMRMSIDYRELNKSKKEHEEHLRCTLETLKKEQLYAKFKKCEFWLDKINFLGHIVSKSGILVDPTKVKAVKGWSQPRNATEVRSFLGLAGYYRRFIEGFSKIATPLTALTRMNSRFIWTEAREESFMELKNRLTNTPILTIPNSTEEFEIFCDASKMGLGAVLMQEGRVVAYASRQLKDYEKN; from the exons ATGAAAGGTGGTCCAAGTCAGAAAAATAGTGACAAGAAGCGACCTAACCAGTGGAgtttcaacaacaacaacaacaagagaGGAAAGGAGCAATCCCAAGAAAAGCCAGGATTTCCTCAATGCCCAAAATGTAACAGATatcatcctggtgaatgtcgggTTGGGACTAACACTTGTTACATATGTGGGAAGCCGGGGCACTTTGCAAGGAAATGTTCCAACCGTAACGAACAGTATAAaggaggagaagaaaagaaaacaaatggcagagtctttgccttgacttGGGAAGAAGCAGAAGCAAGTCCATCCACAGTAATCTCAGGTCAGCTCATTTTCAATAACATCCCTGCATCAGTATTAGTTGATTCTGGAGCTACACATTCATTCGCATCGGTGCATTTTGTTGGTAGACTGAATGGATTACCTGTTAAGATGGATACAATTTTTAGTATAGCACTGCCCTCTGGGGAAGTGCTATACTTAACTCATTGGTATAAGACTATACCAATTACAATCAATGACAAGGAACTATATGTTAACCTGATCATTATCGACATGAAGGACAATGACGTCATTTTAGGAATGGATTTCCTAACAATGTATAACGCTAGAATCAACTATAGTAAGAAAGAAGTCATTTTTACACCAGTAGGAGAAAATGAAGTTCATTTTCAAGGGAAAGTGAAACGAACCCCTTCACCAATGATTTCTGCAACAAAGGCAAGGAAATTATTAGCAAACGGATGCACCGGATATCTAGCAACGATTAGTGACATCTCGAAAGAGAAGTTTGCGAGACCTAAAGACGTTCAAATTGTACGCGAATTTATGGAAGTATTTCTAGAAGATCTTCATGGAATTCCTCCCAATCGTGAAATTGAGTTTGAGATCGAGTTGTTACCTGGTACAACTCCGATTTCAAAGGCCCCTTACCGCATGACACCTACCgaactgaaggaactaaagactcAACTGGAGGAACTTTTGGAAAAGAAGTTTATAAGACCCAGTCATTCACCGTGGGGAGCCCccgtactattcgtgaagaagaaggatgacaCAATGAGAATGTCCATTGATTATAGGGAACTCAACAAA TCAAAAAAAGAACATGAGGAACATCTAAGATGTACGCTGGAAACACTCAAAAAGGAACAACTGtatgccaaattcaagaagtgtgaattttggctcgaTAAAATTAACTTTTTGGGACATATTGTGTCAAAAAGTGGGATTTTGGTGGATCCAACTAAGGTAAAAGCAGTAAAAGGATGGTCCCAACCAAGGAATGCaactgaagtaagaagttttctgggcttaGCTGGATATTATCGACGATTCATAGAAGGGTTTTCCAAAATTGCAACCCCACTTACGGCGCTCACTAGAATGAATAGTCGATTCATATGGACGGAAGCTCGTGAGGAGAGCTTTATGGAATTAAAGAATCGACTAACTAATACTCCAATCCTCACCATCCCGAATAGTACAGAGGAGTTTGAAATTTTCTGTGACGCTTCAAAGATGGGATTAGGAGCGgtgttgatgcaagaagggaGAGTAGTAGCTTACGCCTCCAGACAATTAAAGGACTACGAGAAGAACTag